A genomic stretch from Setaria viridis chromosome 1, Setaria_viridis_v4.0, whole genome shotgun sequence includes:
- the LOC140221267 gene encoding pentatricopeptide repeat-containing protein At5g66520-like has protein sequence MAAATATAALQVLCRPSLSGAQLRQVHAQLLTSSPLADRFLPNKLLRSLLPAHPLGVLRLFPRLLRILPGFRPNNYAFSFLLKAAADSSASPASLHALAVVLGWDAHAYVANGLIHAYASHGLLPSARRLFDDALSSRAADVCSWTSLLTAYARAGQVAEARALFDGMPRRNDVSWSAMLSAYVAAGAFADAVRLFEDMLRSGARPNRAAVLGVLTACGALGALEQGRWVHAFVAARRPRSGEDDAVMDGVVSTALVDMYAKCGSLEAARQVFAAATPEQRDVFAYTAMISGLSDHGRCREAIDLFGQMQAEGVRPNEVTFICVLTACGRAGLVGRAEEVFRSMAAAHGVRPGVEHYGCLVDVLGRAGRLTEALAVVRSMPMRPDSYVLGALLNACAARGDVDAGKQVVAWLAEQGLDHTGVHVQLSNMYASWSKWEQVASLRRTMDPKVPGCSMVEVDGVACEFVAGDRSHRQMPDIMSAVRDLHAHLRHRFDDIGIS, from the coding sequence atggccgccgccacggcgacggcggcgctgcaGGTGCTGTGCCGGCCGTCGCTGAGCGGCGCGCAGCTCCGGCAGGTGCACGCGCAGCTGCTCACCTCGTCCCCCCTGGCCGACCGCTTCCTCCCCAACAAGCTACTCCGCTCGCTGCTCCCGGCGCACCCGCTCGGCGTCCTCCGCCTCTTCCCGCGCCTCCTCCGCATCCTCCCCGGCTTCCGACCGAACAACTacgccttctccttcctcctcaaAGCCGCCGCAGACTCCTCAGCATCTCCAGCATCCCTGCACGCCCTCGCCGTGGTCCTTGGCTGGGACGCCCACGCCTACGTCGCCAACGGCCTCATCCACGCCTACGCCTCCCACGGCCTCctgccctccgcccgccgcctcttCGACGACGCCCTCTCCTCCCGCGCTGCCGACGTCTGCTCCTGGACGTCGCTCCTCACGGCCTACGCGAGGGCCGGCCAGGTGGCCGAAGCGCGCGCCCTGTTCGATGGAATGCCCCGCAGGAACGACGTCTCCTGGAGCGCCATGCTCAGCGCCTACGTGGCCGCGGGCGCCTTCGCCGACGCCGTGCGGCTGTTCGAGGACATGCTGAGGTCCGGCGCCCGGCCCAATAGGGCGGCGGTGCTCGGGGTGCTCACCGCCTGCGGGGCGCTTGGGGCGCTGGAGCAGGGCAGGTGGGTGCACGCCTTTGTGGCCGCACGTCGTCCTCGCTCAGGAGAGGATGATGCCGTGATGGACGGGGTGGTGTCGACGGCGCTGGTGGACATGTACGCCAAGTGCGGGAGCCTGGAGGCGGCGAGGCAGGtgttcgccgccgccacgccagaGCAGCGCGACGTGTTCGCCTACACGGCCATGATCTCGGGGCTGTCGGACCACGGACGCTGCCGGGAGGCCATCGACCTGTTCGGGCAGATGCAGGCGGAAGGGGTGCGCCCCAACGAGGTGACCTTCATCTGCGTGCTCACCGCctgcggccgcgccggcctcgTCGGCCGCGCCGAGGAGGTGTTTCgcagcatggcggcggcgcacggcgtgCGGCCCGGCGTGGAGCACTACGGGTGCCTGGTGGACGTGCTGGGGCGCGCCGGCCGGCTGACGGAGGCCCTGGCCGTGGTGCGGTCGATGCCCATGCGGCCCGACTCGTACGTGCTGGGCGCGCTGCTCAACGcgtgcgcggcgcggggcgacgTGGACGCCGGCaagcaggtggtggcgtggctGGCGGAGCAGGGGCTCGACCACACCGGCGTGCACGTCCAGCTCTCCAACATGTACGCCTCCTGGAGCAAGTGGGAACAAGTGGCCAGCCTCCGCCGGACCATGGACCCCAAGGTGCCCGGCTGCAGCATGGTCGAGGTGGACGGCGTCGCCTGCGAGTTCGTCGCCGGCGACCGCTCGCACCGGCAGATGCCGGACATCATGTCAGCCGTCAGAGACCTGCAtgcccacctccgccaccgcTTTGACGACATTGGAATCAGCTAG
- the LOC117856991 gene encoding probable cytosolic oligopeptidase A, with protein MLLLSSALFTARLPLAASTRLPNPTTRLLLFAALPSSSPLRAFCPRARPAPATCAAFSSSTTMAAADNPLLVADFDFPPFDRVEPGHVRPGIRDLLTRLEAQLEELEKGVQPSWGKLVEPLERITDRLEVIWGMVDHLKAVKDSADLRAAVEEVQPDKVKFQLRLGQSKPIYEAFKAIRNSSDWESLSDARKRIVEAQIKEAVLSGVALEDEQREKFNQIEQELEKLSQKFSENVLDATKKFEKLITDKKEIDGLPATALGLAAQTAVSKGHENATAENGPWIITLDAPSYIAVMQHARSRALREEVYRAYLTRASSGELDNTNIIAQILKLRQEKAKILGYKNYAEVSMAQKMATVERVEELLEKLRAASWDHAVKDMEDLKIFAKDSGSPEATDLTHWDLTFWSERLRESKYDINEEALRPYFALPKVMDGLFTLANKLFGVSVEPADGLAPVWHSDVKFYCVKDSSNSPVAYFYFDPYSRPSEKRGGAWMNVVFSRSRVLARNGLPARLPVAHMVCNQTPPVGDKPSLMTFREVETVFHEFGHALQHMLTKQDEGYVAGIRGVEWDAVELPSQFMENWCYHKDTLLSIAKHYETGETLPEEIYAKLVAAKNFRAGTFSLRQIRFASVDMELHTAYDPYGSESIYDVDRRVAERTQVLAPLPEDRFLCSFSHIFAGGYAAGYYSYKWAEVLSADAFSAFEDAGLDNEKAIEETGRRFRDTVLALGGGKSPLEVFVSFRGREPSPEPLLRHNGLLPVAA; from the exons atgcttCTCCTTTCCTCCGCCTTGTTCACCGCGCGGCTCCCactcgccgcctccacccgcctCCCCAACCCTAccacccgcctcctcctcttcgccgccctcccttcctcctccccgctACGAGCCTTCTGCCCCAGGGcgcgccccgcccccgccacctgcgccgccttctcctcttccaccaccatggccgccgccgacaaCCCCCTCCTCGTCGCCGACTTCGACTTCCCGCCCTTCGACCGCGTCGAGCCCGGCCACGTCCGACCCGGCATCCGCGACCTCCTCACGCGACTC GAGGCCCAGCTTGAGGAGCTCGAGAAGGGCGTCCAGCCCTCGTGGGGGAAGCTCGTCGAGCCGCTCGAGCGCATCACCGACAGGCTCGAGGTCATCTGGGGGATGGTCGACCACCTCAAGGCCGTCAAGGACTCCGCCGATCtacgcgccgccgtcgaggaagTCCAG CCTGACAAAGTCAAGTTTCAACTAAGGCTGGGCCAGAGCAAGCCTATCTATGAGGCTTTCAAGGCCATTAGGAACTCTTCTGATTGGGAGAGTCTCAGTGATGCTCGCAAGCGTATAGTAGAAG CTCAAATAAAGGAGGCTGTTCTCAGTGGAGTTGCACTTGAGGATGAACAGAGGGAGAAATTTAACCAAATCGAACAG GAGCTTGAAAAGTTATCACAAAAGTTTAGCGAAAATGTGCTGGACGCAACAAAGAAATTTGAGAAATTAATTACTGATAAGAAGGAAATTGATGGGTTGCCTGCTACAGCCCTTGGTTTAGCAGCACAAACTGCCGTGTCAAAG GGTCACGAAAATGCTACAGCTGAAAATGGACCTTGGATCATCACGTTGGATGCACCAAGCTATATCGCTGTTATGCAACATGCTCGTAGCAGAGCTCTCCGTGAAGAAGTCTACCGTGCTTATCTAACCCGTGCCTCTAGTGGTGAACTTGATAACACCAATATCATCGCTCAAATTCTGAAGTTAAGGCAAGAGAAGGCTAAAATTCTTGGCTACAAGAACTATGCTGAG GTAAGCATGGCTCAGAAAATGGCAACCGTTGAGCGTGTAGAAGAGCTTCTCGAGAAGCTGCGTGCGGCTTCTTGGGATCATGCTGTTAAAG ATATGGAAGACCTAAAAATCTTCGCCAAAGATTCTGGTTCTCCAGAAGCTACTGATTTGACTCACTGGGACCTTACATTCTGGAGTGAACGACTGAGGGAGTCTAAATATGATATCAATGAG GAAGCACTGCGTCCTTATTTTGCATTGCCCAAGGTTATGGATGGCCTCTTCACTCTGGCAAATAAGCTTTTTGGGGTGAGCGTTGAACCTGCAGATGGACTGGCTCCT GTCTGGCACAGTGATGTCAAATTTTACTGTGTCAAAGACTCTTCCAATAGCCCTGTTGCTTATTTTTACTTTGATCCATATTCAAGACCATCTGAAAAGCGTGGAGGGGCTTGGATGAATGTTGTCTTTTCTCGCAGTCGTGTCCTAGCTCGCAATGGGTTGCCTGCTAGGCTGCCTGTTGCTCATATGGTGTGCAATCAGACGCCACCAGTTGGTGATAAGCCCAGTCTCATGACCTTCCGTGAG GTTGAAACTGTGTTCCATGAATTTGGTCATGCCCTTCAGCATATGCTTACCAAGCAAGATGAAGGTTATGTTGCTGGTATTCGTGGAGTTGAATGGGATGCTGTAGAGTTACCCTCCCAGTTCATGGAAAACTGGTGCTATCACAA GGATACTCTCTTGAGCATTGCAAAGCACTACGAAACCGGTGAAACTCTCCCAGAAGAAATTTATGCAAAGCTTGTTGCTGCAAAGAATTTCCGTGCTGGCACCTTTAGCCTGCGCCAG ATACGTTTTGCCAGTGTAGATATGGAACTGCATACAGCATATGATCCTTATGGCTCAGAGTCCATATATGATGTTGACCGAAGAGTTGCAGAACGAACACAAGTTCTTGCTCCTCTGCCGGAGGACAGGTTCCTGTGCAGCTTTAGCCATATATTTGCAG GTGGCTACGCAGCTGGATACTACAGTTACAAG TGGGCTGAAGTATTGTCAGCTGATGCATTCTCAGCTTTTGAAGATGCTGGTTTGGATAATGAGAAG GCAATTGAGGAAACTGGAAGACGATTCAGAGACACGGTTCTTGCACTTGGAGGTGGAAAATCTCCACTCGAG GTGTTTGTTTCTTTCCGCGGACGGGAGCCTTCACCCGAGCCACTTCTTAGGCACAACGGCTTGCTTCCTGTTGCTGCGTAG